From Rhinolophus sinicus isolate RSC01 linkage group LG15, ASM3656204v1, whole genome shotgun sequence, the proteins below share one genomic window:
- the SLC46A1 gene encoding proton-coupled folate transporter, with product MEGRASPLGESRVHTRAVLCRGPVEPLVFLANFSLVLQGPLTTQYLWYRFSADLGYNGTRDRGSCSNHSVNPIMQEVETLTSHWTLYMNLGGFLVGLFSSTLLGAWSDCVGRRPLLVLASLGLLLQALVSIFVVQLQLHVGYFVLGRILCALLGDFSGLLAASFASVADVSSNNSRTIRMALLEACIGVAGMLASLLGGHWLQAQGYANPLWLALALLITMTLYAAFCFGETMKEPTPARLFTLRHHRSIVQLYMAPAPEKSRKHLALYSLVIFVVITVHFGAQDILTIYELSKPLCWDSKLIGYGSAAGHLQYLSSLLGLRLLQSCLADAWVAEIGLAFNILGMVVFAFATITPLMFTGYGLLFLSLVITPIIRAKLSRLVSKSEQGALFSAVACVNGLAMLTASGVFNSLYPATLNFMKGFPFLLGAGLLFIPAILIGVLEKDNPRSEFL from the exons ATGGAGGGGCGCGCGAGCCCCCTGGGCGAGTCCCGCGTCCACACCCGGGCTGTGCTGTGCCGCGGCCCCGTGGAGCCGCTCGTCTTCCTTGCCAACTTCTCCTTGGTCCTGCAGGGCCCGCTCACCACGCAGTACCTATGGTACCGCTTCAGTGCAGACCTCGGCTACAATGGCACCCGCGACCGCGGTAGCTGCAGCAATCACAGCGTGAACCCCATCATGCAG GAAGTGGAGACCCTTACTTCCCACTGGACCCTCTACATGAACTTGGGCGGCTTCCTGGTGGGACTCTTCTCATCCACCCTGCTGGGGGCTTGGAGTGACTGCGTGGGCCGCCGTCCGCTGCTGGTGctggcctctctgggcctgttgCTCCAGGCTCTGGTGTCCATCTTTGTGGTGCAGCTGCAGCTACACGTGGGCTACTTCGTCCTGGGCCGCATCCTGTGTGCCCTCCTCGGCGACTTCAGCGGCCTCCTGGCTGCTAGCTTTGCCTCCGTGGCAGATGTCAGCTCCAACAACAGCCGAACCATCCGAATGGCCCTGCTGGAAGCATGCATTGGAGTGGCAGGGATGCTGGCGAGCCTCCTTGGGGGCCACTGGCTCCAGGCCCAGGGTTATGCCAACCCCTTGTGGCTGGCCTTGGCCTTGCTGATAACCATGACTCTCTACGCTGCTTTCTGCTTTGGTGAGACGATGAAGGAGCCAACACCTGCCCGGCTCTTCACGCTCCGTCACCACCGATCCATTGTCCAGCTCTACATGGCTCCAGCCCCGGAGAAGTCCAGGAAGCATTTAGCCCTGTACTCACTGGTCATCTTTGTGGTGATCACTGTGCACTTTGGGGCCCAGGACATCCTGACCATCTATGAGCTGAGCAAACCCCTCTGCTGGGACTCCAAGCTGATTGGCTACGGGTCTGCGGCTGGCCACCTCCAGTACCTCAGCAGCCTGCTGGGCCTGCGGCTTCTGCAGTCCTGCCTGGCTGATGCCTGGGTGGCCGAGATTGGCTTGGCCTTTAACATCTTGGGGATGGTGGTCTTTGCGTTTGCTACCATCACACCCCTTATGTTCACAG GATATGGACTCCTCTTCCTGTCATTAGTCATCACACCCATTATTCGGGCCAAGCTTTCCCGGCTGGTGAGCAAGTCAGAGCAGG gTGCTCTCTTTTCTGCTGTGGCCTGTGTGAATGGCTTAGCCATGCTGACGGCCTCAGGTGTCTTCAACTCGCTCTACCCAGCCACGCTGAACTTCATGAAGGGGTTCCCGTTCCTCCTGGGAGCTGGCCTCCTCTTCATCCCGGCCATTCTGATTGG GGTGCTGGAAAAGGATAATCCTCGCTCTGAATTCCTGTAG